One genomic segment of Nitrospirota bacterium includes these proteins:
- a CDS encoding redoxin domain-containing protein: MTSTAVKSRTGIAVVALVIVAGAFTLIFAHGLTQDPRSIPTPLIGQPAPAFTLMSLDGKEISLSDYAGRAVVLNFWSSWCVPCRDEADLLESIAQHFKGREVNVLGVNIQDEPEAAKKFVAEEGMTFPNVVDTDGRLSIAYGVYGVPETFFVDRSGRIADKITGPVSVENFRAGLEKLAPLASHGTGAEGSNPHSVSAPVHGKMP; this comes from the coding sequence GTGACCTCCACTGCCGTGAAATCGAGGACGGGGATCGCAGTGGTCGCGCTGGTGATCGTGGCGGGTGCCTTCACATTGATTTTTGCGCACGGGCTGACGCAAGACCCGAGGTCCATTCCGACGCCGCTGATCGGCCAACCGGCGCCGGCCTTCACCCTTATGAGTTTGGACGGGAAAGAAATCAGCCTCTCCGACTACGCGGGGAGGGCGGTCGTCCTCAATTTCTGGTCCTCCTGGTGCGTGCCCTGCCGCGATGAAGCGGATCTTCTCGAATCGATCGCACAGCACTTCAAAGGGCGCGAGGTCAATGTTCTGGGGGTCAACATCCAGGACGAGCCGGAGGCGGCGAAGAAATTCGTTGCGGAGGAAGGGATGACCTTCCCGAATGTGGTGGATACGGACGGCCGACTGTCGATTGCGTATGGCGTCTACGGCGTTCCAGAGACGTTCTTTGTGGATCGATCGGGACGCATTGCGGACAAAATCACGGGTCCGGTGAGCGTTGAGAACTTCCGAGCAGGTCTTGAGAAGTTGGCGCCCCTCGCATCGCATGGCACGGGAGCGGAGGGATCGAATCCTCATTCTGTTTCTGCGCCGGTGCATGGGAAGATGCCATGA
- a CDS encoding cytochrome c-type biogenesis protein CcmH, protein MRPIRGIFPLVLVSACIVSQVANAGDAMDERVKALTQDLRCPVCQNLSVADSPSSMAGQMRTFVREELSKGKSEEEVKSYLEQKYGEWILLDPPKRGLNWGLWIGGPAILGFGLLAVLVWLKRHRRPIEIVSREVSPEVSERVRKALKVLD, encoded by the coding sequence ATGAGACCGATCCGCGGGATCTTTCCTTTGGTCTTGGTTTCAGCTTGCATCGTTTCACAGGTCGCCAACGCCGGAGATGCCATGGATGAGCGCGTAAAGGCATTGACTCAGGACCTGCGGTGCCCGGTCTGCCAGAATCTCTCCGTGGCCGATTCGCCCTCCTCCATGGCCGGGCAGATGCGTACGTTTGTTCGCGAAGAACTGAGCAAGGGAAAGAGCGAGGAGGAAGTGAAATCCTATCTCGAACAGAAGTACGGCGAGTGGATCCTGCTCGATCCACCCAAGCGCGGCCTCAATTGGGGTTTGTGGATCGGTGGACCTGCGATCCTCGGCTTTGGACTGCTGGCCGTATTGGTGTGGCTGAAGCGACACCGACGCCCCATCGAAATCGTCAGCCGCGAGGTGTCGCCGGAGGTGTCGGAACGCGTTCGGAAAGCCCTGAAGGTACTGGATTGA
- a CDS encoding heme lyase CcmF/NrfE family subunit, giving the protein MTDLGHFALLLTIPLAAFGILASVFGQIRHRPEFIVAAHRALFATAGTLTLAMVALTGAFLLRDFSVSFVAGHSSAQMPWYYTFAALWGGQEGSLLLWVWVQSLYGTFSILATRRKLPELAGTASAIFCLIILFFSVTLAFAGNPFARLFPVPTDGGGLNPLLQHPLMVIHPPMLYAGLIGTSVPFAFAMAALVHRRMDPLWIHLSRKWALFCWICLTTGVVLGGFWAYVELGWGGYWAWDPVENASFMPWLTLTAYFHSTMVQERRRLLAGWNIVLIILTYALTLFGTFLTRSGVISSVHSFALSNIGPFFLSFVSVLSVASFMLLIVQRPKMRGPVEEQIEHPVSRESSMLINNLFLLSSAFVVFWGTIFPVVTEAIRGTKISVGAPFFNTALGPVGLVLLGLMGIAQMIPWRKTSAGRFSRNVGIPLLAGAAAGAGAWMFKPLVPFALGVGFSGFVVAGLVWELIVSTRARRRLHGEPPLDAAIGVVTRQRRRVGGFVSHVGSAVLALGIMGSFFNTEEEKHLKPGADMQVKNYSIRFERLDRDHGPNYFAYRGVLAVQRDGAPLGAMSPERRIYPNQNEPTTEVALRQFPSEDLYVVLADYDKAGEWVVLKVFVKPLVSLVWLGWLILVSGALWAFTGRSLAVSAREPGAGAA; this is encoded by the coding sequence ATGACGGATCTCGGGCACTTCGCGCTCCTGTTGACGATTCCGCTGGCCGCATTCGGAATCCTGGCATCCGTATTTGGGCAGATCCGCCACCGGCCCGAGTTCATCGTGGCCGCCCATCGCGCCCTGTTCGCCACGGCGGGCACTCTCACGCTGGCCATGGTCGCCCTTACCGGGGCGTTCCTGCTGCGGGATTTCAGCGTGTCGTTCGTGGCGGGCCATTCGAGTGCGCAAATGCCGTGGTACTACACGTTCGCGGCCCTCTGGGGAGGACAGGAAGGTTCGCTCCTCCTGTGGGTCTGGGTTCAATCGCTCTACGGCACGTTCTCCATCCTCGCCACGCGAAGGAAACTGCCTGAGCTTGCCGGCACGGCAAGCGCCATCTTCTGCCTCATCATTCTCTTCTTCTCCGTCACGCTCGCGTTCGCGGGCAACCCCTTCGCGCGACTCTTCCCGGTGCCCACGGATGGCGGCGGCCTGAATCCGCTGCTTCAGCATCCGCTCATGGTCATCCATCCGCCGATGCTCTATGCCGGATTGATCGGGACCTCCGTGCCGTTCGCCTTCGCCATGGCCGCGCTCGTCCACCGCCGGATGGATCCGCTGTGGATCCACCTCAGCCGCAAGTGGGCTTTGTTTTGCTGGATCTGTCTGACGACCGGCGTGGTACTCGGAGGATTCTGGGCTTATGTGGAATTGGGTTGGGGCGGCTATTGGGCGTGGGACCCGGTGGAGAACGCCTCGTTCATGCCTTGGCTCACGCTCACGGCCTATTTCCATTCGACGATGGTGCAAGAGCGCCGGCGCCTGCTGGCCGGTTGGAATATCGTCCTCATCATCCTGACCTATGCCCTCACGCTTTTCGGAACGTTTCTCACGCGGAGCGGCGTGATCTCGTCTGTCCATTCCTTCGCTCTGTCCAACATCGGTCCGTTTTTCCTCTCCTTCGTGAGCGTTCTCTCGGTGGCCAGTTTCATGTTGCTCATCGTTCAGCGGCCCAAGATGCGCGGTCCGGTGGAGGAGCAGATCGAACATCCCGTCTCGCGCGAGAGCAGCATGCTCATCAACAACCTGTTTCTCCTAAGCAGCGCCTTCGTCGTCTTCTGGGGCACGATATTTCCCGTGGTGACGGAGGCGATTCGTGGGACAAAAATCAGCGTCGGCGCCCCCTTCTTCAACACCGCACTGGGTCCCGTGGGATTGGTCCTGCTGGGACTGATGGGCATAGCGCAGATGATTCCCTGGCGGAAGACCTCCGCGGGCCGTTTCTCGCGCAACGTGGGGATCCCGCTCCTCGCCGGGGCGGCTGCGGGGGCCGGCGCCTGGATGTTCAAGCCTCTGGTTCCTTTCGCCCTGGGTGTCGGCTTCAGTGGATTCGTGGTCGCAGGGCTCGTCTGGGAACTGATCGTGAGCACCCGGGCAAGGCGGCGACTCCACGGGGAACCGCCGCTGGATGCGGCCATCGGCGTCGTCACTCGCCAGCGCCGTAGAGTGGGCGGGTTCGTCTCCCACGTGGGTTCGGCGGTCCTGGCCCTCGGCATCATGGGCTCCTTCTTCAACACGGAAGAGGAGAAGCATCTGAAGCCAGGAGCGGACATGCAAGTGAAGAACTATTCGATCCGGTTCGAACGGCTCGATCGGGATCACGGTCCCAACTACTTCGCCTACCGGGGCGTCTTGGCCGTTCAGCGCGACGGAGCCCCCCTCGGTGCAATGTCCCCGGAGCGACGGATCTACCCCAACCAGAATGAACCGACCACCGAGGTGGCGTTGCGCCAGTTTCCATCGGAGGATTTGTACGTCGTCCTGGCGGACTACGACAAGGCCGGCGAGTGGGTGGTGCTCAAGGTCTTTGTGAAGCCTTTGGTGTCGCTCGTGTGGCTCGGATGGTTGATTCTTGTGAGTGGCGCCTTGTGGGCGTTCACGGGACGGAGTCTCGCGGTGTCGGCGCGAGAACCGGGGGCGGGGGCGGCGTGA